The following are from one region of the Salvia hispanica cultivar TCC Black 2014 chromosome 1, UniMelb_Shisp_WGS_1.0, whole genome shotgun sequence genome:
- the LOC125202816 gene encoding putative serine/threonine-protein kinase — translation MTLLSLRFGTAPLSELALSTTVVSSGNILGATELQRPNVYSYKELKAATDNFSDEKRLGEGSFGVVYKASLRNGNVVAVKRLDISYNRAKADFESEGRLISNVHHRNLVRLLGCCSKGSQLLLIYEYMENGSLDTFLYGEKRGSLSWKQRFDMIYGIARGIAYLHENYHVTIIHRDIKPSNILVDSEFQAKIADFGLARLLPENLSHVSTKFAGTLGYTAPEYAINGHLSEKVDIYSFGVVVLEIISGQRCSDLHTNSDSNSNPSYLLDEAWNLYECGMHQKLADEMLDWNEYRVEELKKMVEIGLICTQSPASSRPSMSEIIAMMLSDGNEVMRAPQRPNSIIGGQNASLTYASNATLSFTNFTAR, via the exons ATGACTTTGCTGTCTCTCAGATTCGGAACTGCTCCACTGTCGGAGCTCGCCTTGTCTACGACGGTTGTTTCCTCAG GTAATATTTTGGGAGCAACTGAGTTGCAACGGCCAAATGTGTACAGTTACAAAGAGTTGAAAGCCGCGACTGACAATTTTAGCGACGAAAAAAGACTAGGGGAAGGCAGCTTTGGTGTTGTATACAAG GCCAGCTTAAGAAATGGGAATGTGGTGGCGGTGAAGAGGCTGGATATAAGTTACAACAGAGCAAAGGCGGATTTCGAGAGTGAAGGAAGGCTGATCAGCAATGTTCATCACCGCAATCTTGTCCGTCTCTTGGGATGTTGTAGCAAAGGCTCGCAGCTGCTTCTCATCTACGAGTACATGGAAAACGGAAGCCTCGACACGTTCCTATACG gtGAGAAGCGTGGATCATTGAGCTGGAAACAACGGTTCGATATGATATACGGAATAGCAAGGGGCATCGCATATTTGCACGAGAATTACCACGTTACTATAATACATCGAGACATCAAGCCCAGCAACATTTTAGTGGACAGTGAATTTCAAGCCAAGATTGCTGATTTTGGATTGGCAAGGCTTCTGCCGGAGAATCTGAGCCATGTCAGCACTAAATTCGCGGGCACATT GGGATACACAGCACCAGAATACGCGATAAACGGCCATTTATCAGAGAAAGTCGACATCTACAGCTTTGGAGTTGTAGTCCTCGAAATCATCAGTGGCCAAAGATGCAGTGATCTCCACACCAATTCCGATTCAAATTCTAATCCAAGCTATCTCCTAGATGAG GCGTGGAATCTATACGAGTGTGGGATGCATCAGAAACTAGCGGACGAGATGTTGGATTGGAATGAATATAGAGTggaagaattgaagaaaatggttGAAATTGGTTTGATTTGCACACAGTCGCCAGCTTCTTCAAGGCCAAGCATGTCTGAAATTATAGCAATGATGTTAAGCGATGGTAACGAGGTGATGAGAGCTCCACAAAGGCCTAATTCCATTATTGGGGGACAAAATGCTTCACTTACATATGCCTCTAATGCCACTCTCTCCTTCACCAACTTTACTGCCCGCTAA